From a single Candoia aspera isolate rCanAsp1 chromosome 2, rCanAsp1.hap2, whole genome shotgun sequence genomic region:
- the LRTM1 gene encoding leucine-rich repeat and transmembrane domain-containing protein 1 — protein sequence MNGSLLFVSSIIILVDVVTGCPPTCLCHPISKTVDCRNRGLAEVPSHLPAETQILLLSNNNIQKLSQRTFRGTQTLNILDLSNNSISGLLPETFKGLEHLQILNLTHNFLKYVDNKTFSSLPHLRELDLSSNNIARLPRTLGNKTENITLLSLRYNQLQEVDRLLLESLPNLKMILFKGNFWQCNCQVFGLKLWLEIFLYNGGISDEVICSIPESRKGKDLLKIPYELYGTCSPPASPVHQVYWHHNSEHKGAVKHTHPSEYGGNSTRANCEPKSKPRSPSLRHSIATVAITGVVCGIICLMMLAAAGYGCAYAVITAKYHQENSYPGKEKESCEEKEPFENTLA from the exons gTTCACTGCTTTTTGTTTCAAGCATCATCATACTGGTAGATGTGGTGACTGGCTGTCCCCCCACATGTCTGTGTCATCCAATATCAAAGACAGTGGACTGCAGAAATCGAGGACTTGCTGAAGTTCCTTCCCACTTACCTGCTGAAACTCAAATATTACTTTTGTCAAACAACAACATTCAGAAACTCAGTCAAAGGACTTTTAGGGGCACACAGACTCTCAACATTCTGGACTTATCTAACAATTCTATCTCAGGTTTATTACCTGAAACATTCAAAGGACTGGAACACTTGCAGATTCTAAATCTAACACATAATTTCCTTAAATATGTAGATAATAAGACTTTTAGTTCTCTACCACACCTACGAGAACTAGATTTATCATCAAACAATATAGCAAGGCTTCCTAGAACTCTAGGAAACAAGACGGAGAACATTACTTTATTATCCCTGAGATATAACCAACTTCAGGAAGTTGACAGACTTCTGTTAGAATCACTCCCAAATCTGAAAATGATTCTTTTCAAGGGTAATTTCTGGCAATGCAATTGTCAAGTCTTTGGGCTTAAATTATGGCTGGAAATCTTCCTGTACAATG GAGGAATTAGTGATGAAGTCATCTGTTCAATTCCTGAAAGCCGGAAGGGAAAGGACCTCCTCAAAATTCCATATGAGTTGTATGGGACCTGTTCTCCTCCAGCTTCTCCTGTTCACCAGGTCTACTGGCATCACAACTCTGAGCATAAAGGTGCTGTCAAGCACACCCACCCCAGTGAATACGGAGGAAACAGCACGCGCGCAAACTGTGAACCGAAATCAAAGCCACGGTCCCCTAGCTTGCGTCATTCCATTGCCACTGTGGCTATAACTGGTGTGGTCTGTGGGATCATATGCCTCATGATGTTGGCTGCTGCAGGGTATGGCTGTGCCTATGCTGTAATTACAGCAAAATATCACCAGGAAAATTCATACCCTGGCAAGGAGAAGGAGAGTTGTGAAGAAAAAGAGCCATTTGAGAATACATTGGCTTGA